One region of Sulfuriroseicoccus oceanibius genomic DNA includes:
- a CDS encoding lipocalin family protein: MKTAERKIKRLGVGLCALLAGVLLSGCGPEEEVEGPDPVTDFEVSRYMGKWYEIARLENRFERGLTEISAEYTLREDGSVKVLNRGFAKAKGKWKEAEGKALFIGDSDVADLKVSFFGPFYGGYRVFGLDQKGYQWAYITGPGRKYLWLLARSPKVSDARKKHFVETAKALGYDTDALVWVEHGEVKRLFR, from the coding sequence GGGCGTTGGCTTGTGTGCATTGCTGGCGGGGGTGTTGCTGTCTGGCTGTGGACCGGAAGAGGAGGTGGAGGGACCGGATCCGGTGACTGACTTTGAAGTGTCCCGTTACATGGGGAAGTGGTACGAGATCGCTCGGTTGGAAAATCGGTTCGAGCGGGGGCTGACAGAGATCTCAGCGGAGTATACGCTGCGCGAGGATGGCTCGGTGAAGGTGCTGAACCGCGGTTTTGCCAAAGCCAAGGGTAAGTGGAAGGAGGCCGAGGGGAAGGCGTTGTTTATCGGTGACTCGGACGTGGCGGATCTTAAAGTGTCGTTTTTCGGGCCGTTCTACGGTGGCTATCGCGTGTTTGGATTGGACCAAAAAGGATATCAGTGGGCGTACATCACGGGGCCGGGGCGCAAGTATCTGTGGCTGTTGGCCAGGTCGCCGAAAGTGAGTGATGCACGCAAAAAGCACTTTGTCGAAACGGCGAAAGCGCTTGGCTATGATACAGATGCGTTGGTGTGGGTGGAGCATGGCGAAGTCAAACGTTTGTTTCGTTGA